Proteins co-encoded in one Haladaptatus sp. ZSTT2 genomic window:
- a CDS encoding PH domain-containing protein, which yields MESDTGRMLHRLHGRVQVLWIGQALVGALFFGGVAVAAATFVNGFSPQALFLGGGVFVVLALVGSLLAVARYRRWRFALYDDYLYLERGVFTRVNTVVPFVRVQHVDARRGPLERLVGLATAVVYTAGSRGADVTIPGLTPDGADSLQDQLKELAIDAEPEDAV from the coding sequence ATGGAATCTGACACTGGTCGAATGCTTCACCGCCTCCACGGGCGCGTTCAGGTGCTCTGGATTGGACAGGCACTCGTCGGTGCCCTCTTTTTCGGCGGTGTCGCTGTCGCTGCCGCGACGTTTGTAAACGGCTTTTCGCCGCAAGCTCTCTTCCTCGGTGGTGGGGTGTTCGTCGTTCTCGCGCTCGTTGGCAGCCTCCTCGCGGTTGCGCGCTACCGGCGCTGGCGCTTTGCGCTGTACGACGACTATCTCTACTTAGAACGCGGCGTGTTCACCCGCGTGAACACGGTGGTACCGTTCGTCCGCGTCCAGCACGTAGACGCCCGGCGCGGCCCACTCGAACGCCTCGTGGGCCTCGCAACCGCCGTGGTGTACACCGCCGGGTCGCGCGGGGCGGACGTGACGATTCCTGGCCTCACCCCCGACGGCGCGGATAGCCTCCAAGACCAGCTCAAAGAACTCGCCATCGACGCAGAACCCGAGGACGCCGTATGA
- a CDS encoding DUF6069 family protein, with product MALEAESPEARVTYARVDYLFRIGIVVVGVAVVATTVVRGVAGVFGVIPASFAPLSWSQVTGVSVVGSAGGVFAYTLLDRYTAHPRRNFIAVAAVILLLSTAPLWIAGRMTGATVESVLVLALLHLVVAVVTVGLLVRMDRGIGRVNPATADDS from the coding sequence ATGGCATTGGAGGCTGAGTCACCGGAAGCGCGTGTCACCTATGCGCGGGTAGACTACCTCTTTCGTATCGGCATCGTCGTCGTCGGCGTCGCCGTCGTCGCGACGACGGTTGTACGAGGGGTCGCGGGGGTGTTCGGCGTCATCCCGGCGTCGTTTGCCCCGCTCTCGTGGTCGCAGGTGACTGGCGTGAGCGTCGTTGGCTCTGCCGGTGGCGTGTTCGCCTACACGCTACTCGACCGCTATACGGCCCACCCGCGACGGAATTTCATCGCCGTTGCGGCAGTGATACTCCTGCTTTCGACCGCGCCGTTGTGGATTGCCGGCCGGATGACGGGTGCCACCGTAGAGAGCGTTCTCGTGCTCGCACTGTTACACCTCGTCGTCGCGGTTGTGACGGTGGGGTTGCTCGTCCGAATGGACCGCGGAATCGGGCGTGTCAACCCAGCAACTGCAGACGATTCCTGA
- a CDS encoding helix-turn-helix domain-containing protein, whose translation MSVIAEFTIPASEFNLGRVLHTDESVQIDLERVVPTSEEIMPFFWASGGDLAAFEQSVRDSPIVKELTRLDEVGSSVLYRVEWTESIESLVYGIAESQATILKAHGNERWAFHLRFGDHAHLSQFHDYCIEHDITFDLTRVYTLGETEDAFEFGLTPEQRETLTLALNHGYFDVPRESTLADIATQLDITQQAVSERVRRGTKSVLTAVLLEERT comes from the coding sequence GTGAGTGTTATTGCCGAGTTTACCATCCCGGCGTCAGAATTTAATCTCGGACGAGTGTTGCACACCGATGAATCGGTACAAATCGACCTCGAACGGGTCGTCCCCACCTCAGAGGAGATTATGCCCTTCTTCTGGGCGTCCGGCGGTGATTTAGCCGCGTTCGAACAGTCCGTCAGAGACAGTCCGATTGTCAAAGAGCTAACCCGACTCGATGAAGTTGGCAGTTCGGTGCTGTATCGCGTCGAGTGGACCGAGTCAATCGAAAGTCTGGTATACGGCATCGCAGAGTCACAGGCCACGATTCTGAAAGCCCACGGCAACGAACGCTGGGCGTTCCACCTCCGCTTTGGCGACCACGCACACCTCTCTCAGTTCCACGACTACTGTATCGAACACGACATCACGTTCGACCTGACCAGAGTGTACACCCTCGGAGAAACCGAAGACGCTTTCGAGTTCGGACTGACGCCCGAACAGCGCGAAACGCTCACCCTCGCCCTCAACCACGGCTACTTCGACGTTCCCCGTGAATCGACGCTCGCAGACATCGCAACACAGTTAGACATCACCCAGCAAGCGGTCTCAGAACGGGTTCGACGCGGGACGAAATCCGTCCTCACAGCGGTGTTGTTAGAAGAGCGTACATAA
- a CDS encoding aldo/keto reductase — MEYTTLGSTGMEVSRLCLGCMSFGTPKWRDWVLEEDDSLPIIERAIDLGINFFDTANMYSVGESERILGNALEGRREENVVATKVFFEMDDENRNSSGLSRKGIEQELNASLDRLGMDTIDLYQTHRWDYNTPIDVTLSALSDAVRREKVRYIGASSMWTHQFAESLHTSEALGLERFVTMQNHYNLLYREEEREMLPLCEKENVGVIPWSPLARGYLARPHRERESTTRGKSDRYARIHPYLEGGGRTINERVEEVAAEKGVTMAQLSLAWLLHKEWVDAPIIGTTSIEHLEQAVAALDISLSESDMDYLEEPYQPVRVAGHE; from the coding sequence ATGGAGTATACCACCCTCGGCTCGACGGGTATGGAGGTCAGTCGGCTGTGTCTTGGCTGTATGAGTTTCGGCACCCCGAAGTGGCGTGACTGGGTGTTAGAAGAGGACGACAGCCTCCCCATCATCGAACGCGCAATCGACCTCGGTATCAACTTTTTCGACACGGCGAACATGTACTCGGTCGGTGAATCAGAGCGCATACTCGGCAACGCCCTCGAAGGCCGCCGCGAGGAGAACGTCGTCGCGACGAAGGTCTTTTTCGAGATGGACGACGAAAACCGCAATTCGAGTGGCCTCTCGCGAAAGGGTATCGAACAGGAGTTGAACGCGAGTTTAGACCGGCTCGGGATGGACACCATCGACCTCTATCAGACCCACCGCTGGGACTACAACACGCCAATCGACGTGACGCTTTCTGCGCTGTCAGATGCGGTCCGCAGGGAGAAAGTCCGGTACATCGGCGCGAGTTCGATGTGGACCCATCAGTTCGCAGAGTCACTGCACACGAGCGAAGCACTCGGCCTCGAACGCTTCGTGACGATGCAAAACCACTACAACCTGCTCTACCGCGAGGAGGAACGCGAGATGCTCCCGCTCTGTGAGAAGGAGAACGTCGGCGTGATTCCGTGGAGTCCGCTCGCCCGGGGCTACCTCGCCCGCCCACACCGGGAACGCGAAAGCACCACGCGTGGGAAATCAGACCGGTATGCACGCATCCACCCTTATCTCGAAGGCGGTGGCCGCACCATCAACGAGCGCGTAGAGGAGGTCGCAGCCGAGAAGGGCGTCACGATGGCACAGCTCTCACTCGCGTGGTTGTTACACAAAGAGTGGGTTGACGCGCCGATTATCGGGACGACGAGCATCGAACACTTAGAACAAGCCGTCGCTGCGCTCGACATTTCGCTGTCAGAAAGTGACATGGACTACTTAGAAGAACCGTACCAACCGGTGCGGGTTGCTGGACACGAATAG
- a CDS encoding ABC transporter permease produces MGDPRLAITRRELGAITSEKTIVLALLIQLFIAAFSSFLVVGLVSLYDPGSVSDGQIVTVGVAGDASESVEDAVRSVRGSRARFFESRDQAERAFENGGVDALLLANQRDDDRIGVETVVPKGSLRTTLIVTQVREVLEALEREERVARQNELSATPVNLPPEVSASPYFGFTYTILLPLLCLLPVFISGSLVVDSITEERERGTFELLRVAPITLVDIVDGKLFAAVVLAPAQVALWLVLLTVNGISISDVGLLLVFVTALTLVVVSGGAGIALFFGDRQRSQLAYSTGLLLFFASLVFLPEHPSSTIARLAIDSAAPISFISVAGALVVGALCLGFLREFARRTGKDQL; encoded by the coding sequence TTGGGTGACCCACGCCTCGCCATCACGCGCCGGGAGTTGGGTGCGATAACGAGCGAGAAAACCATCGTCCTCGCACTGCTCATCCAACTGTTCATCGCGGCGTTCTCGTCGTTTCTGGTGGTCGGACTCGTCTCGCTGTACGACCCCGGCAGCGTCTCTGACGGCCAAATCGTCACCGTCGGCGTCGCAGGCGATGCAAGCGAGTCGGTCGAAGATGCCGTGCGGTCGGTACGCGGAAGCCGGGCGCGCTTTTTCGAGAGCCGCGACCAGGCCGAACGCGCCTTCGAGAACGGGGGTGTCGATGCGCTCTTACTTGCGAACCAGCGCGATGACGACCGCATCGGGGTCGAAACAGTCGTGCCGAAAGGCAGTCTGCGCACGACGCTCATCGTCACACAGGTTCGTGAGGTACTCGAAGCGCTCGAACGCGAAGAGCGGGTGGCGCGTCAAAACGAGCTTTCAGCGACGCCAGTGAACCTCCCGCCAGAGGTGTCTGCGAGTCCGTACTTCGGCTTCACCTACACCATCTTACTCCCACTGCTCTGTCTGTTGCCGGTGTTCATCAGCGGGTCGCTCGTCGTCGACTCAATCACCGAAGAGCGCGAGCGCGGAACCTTCGAACTTCTGCGGGTTGCCCCCATTACGCTGGTCGATATTGTCGATGGCAAGCTGTTTGCCGCCGTCGTCCTTGCGCCCGCGCAGGTGGCCCTGTGGCTGGTGTTGCTCACGGTAAACGGCATCTCGATTTCCGATGTCGGGTTGCTGCTCGTGTTCGTCACCGCGCTCACGCTGGTGGTCGTGAGCGGTGGGGCTGGCATTGCGCTGTTCTTTGGCGACCGACAACGGTCGCAGCTTGCGTATTCGACTGGCTTGCTGTTGTTCTTCGCCAGTTTGGTGTTCCTCCCCGAGCACCCGTCATCGACGATTGCACGCCTCGCCATCGACAGCGCGGCTCCCATCTCTTTTATCAGCGTGGCTGGCGCGCTCGTCGTCGGTGCGCTCTGTCTCGGCTTCCTCCGCGAGTTCGCGCGCCGAACGGGCAAAGACCAACTGTAG
- a CDS encoding PrsW family intramembrane metalloprotease: MNPRKILRIARWEVTKGAGGIDRKTLVAGVVAIALLGVVSAAAVGHGVALDRGIYRVSVDESSPYYGPVAADPTFDIREPGSTEVEITIEDGGFRVSPTPKGRAAFAELRRAVERYNDRVMAAEQNQSAAFPVAVSITYANRGGGEVVVPGDAGQSQPTTADQPAGGESPAQGTEAGDGTGGAGGATTPIPQNDQSVSDALFGGGTGDTPSDIAPPFPFESLALAFLFVLPMNFVIQAYGGSILKERINRRGVLLLVTPVSRYDIVAGKTLPYFAAALTITTVIALAIGGGLVSITAVIPLALVFLAATFLAGMFARSFKELTFVTVAISVFLTTYAFVPAIFTDLNAIALISPLTLVVRDLQSEAITAGEYAFATLPLYLTAGVLFTLGVGVYREEDMFTQRAVHLKALDAISSRIRGRRSIAFLSILFIPFVFVAELMAIATLFALPMTFSIPVLLVLIALVEELAKSIHIYAGFETAKFDRRFSLALVLGALSGLGFFLAEKLTLISQIVGLPELQLGSVAFTGVEMSGLALLGLLLAPLALHVVTATISAIGAARGARSYAVALGVAIFVHTMYNLTVVTQFG; the protein is encoded by the coding sequence GTGAACCCGCGGAAGATTCTGCGCATTGCACGCTGGGAGGTGACCAAAGGGGCCGGGGGCATCGACCGGAAAACCCTCGTCGCGGGCGTTGTTGCGATTGCCCTCCTCGGCGTCGTCTCTGCGGCCGCTGTCGGCCACGGCGTCGCCTTAGACCGCGGGATTTACCGTGTGAGCGTCGATGAGTCGAGTCCGTACTACGGCCCCGTCGCCGCAGATCCGACGTTCGACATCCGCGAACCGGGGTCTACAGAGGTTGAAATCACCATCGAAGACGGGGGTTTTCGGGTGAGTCCCACCCCGAAAGGTCGCGCCGCGTTCGCAGAACTCAGACGCGCCGTCGAACGCTACAATGACCGCGTTATGGCAGCAGAGCAAAACCAATCTGCGGCGTTCCCGGTCGCGGTTTCCATCACCTACGCCAACCGCGGCGGGGGTGAGGTGGTCGTGCCGGGCGACGCGGGGCAATCTCAACCGACGACCGCAGACCAACCGGCGGGCGGAGAGTCACCCGCACAGGGAACCGAAGCAGGAGATGGAACTGGCGGCGCTGGGGGTGCGACGACGCCCATTCCACAGAACGACCAGTCCGTGAGCGACGCGCTGTTCGGCGGCGGTACGGGGGACACACCGAGCGACATCGCGCCGCCGTTCCCCTTCGAGTCGCTGGCACTCGCGTTCCTGTTCGTCCTCCCGATGAACTTCGTGATACAGGCCTACGGTGGCTCGATTCTCAAAGAGCGCATCAACCGCCGGGGCGTGCTATTACTCGTCACGCCAGTGTCTCGCTACGACATCGTTGCCGGAAAGACGCTCCCCTACTTCGCCGCAGCCCTGACTATCACGACGGTCATCGCGCTCGCCATCGGTGGCGGCCTCGTCTCGATTACGGCGGTGATCCCGCTCGCGCTCGTGTTCCTCGCGGCGACGTTCCTCGCGGGGATGTTCGCCCGGTCGTTCAAGGAACTCACCTTCGTGACGGTCGCAATCAGCGTGTTTCTCACGACCTACGCGTTCGTCCCGGCCATCTTCACCGACCTGAACGCGATTGCGCTCATCTCGCCGCTCACGCTCGTTGTGCGCGACCTACAGTCTGAAGCCATCACCGCGGGCGAGTACGCCTTTGCGACGCTCCCGCTCTACCTCACTGCGGGCGTCCTGTTCACCCTCGGTGTCGGCGTCTACCGCGAGGAGGACATGTTCACCCAGCGGGCGGTTCACCTGAAGGCGCTTGACGCGATTTCGAGTCGCATCCGCGGCCGGCGGAGTATCGCATTTCTCTCGATCCTGTTCATCCCGTTCGTGTTCGTCGCGGAGTTGATGGCGATTGCGACGCTGTTCGCGCTTCCGATGACGTTCTCGATACCGGTGTTGTTGGTGTTGATTGCGCTCGTCGAAGAACTCGCAAAGAGCATCCACATCTACGCCGGGTTCGAGACGGCAAAGTTCGACCGCCGATTCTCGCTCGCACTCGTACTCGGCGCGCTCTCGGGACTCGGCTTTTTCCTCGCAGAAAAGCTCACGCTCATCAGCCAAATCGTCGGCCTTCCCGAACTCCAGTTGGGAAGCGTCGCCTTCACGGGCGTCGAGATGAGCGGTCTCGCGCTGCTCGGACTCTTGCTCGCTCCGCTCGCGCTCCACGTCGTGACGGCGACCATCTCCGCGATAGGGGCCGCGCGTGGCGCGCGTTCCTACGCGGTCGCCCTCGGGGTGGCTATCTTCGTCCACACGATGTACAACCTCACGGTGGTGACGCAGTTTGGGTGA
- a CDS encoding ABC transporter ATP-binding protein: MIRVRNLRKEYSGFVAVSDSSFSVEPGDVFGIIGPNGAGKTTTLKMLAGLLTPTNGTATVAGLPADDPEMRTRLGYLPEESPLYEEMTPNSYLRFFADLYDVPRDVADERIEDTLDALDLAYRDRRLGDMSKGMRRKVAIARSLVNDPDVLIYDEPASGLDPLTTNYVLEFTRDLSAQGKTVVFSAHNLFHVESICDHLVIMNKGEIVARGTVGEIRETHGKTAYHVFTSVPLPETTPDGDRHKVVVESMAEVDAIRDAAQAADGDVVDLRTDEPSLEDIFLDLAKGATTA; encoded by the coding sequence ATGATACGGGTTCGAAATCTCAGGAAAGAGTACAGCGGATTCGTCGCCGTCTCTGACAGCAGCTTTTCTGTCGAACCCGGTGACGTGTTTGGTATCATCGGGCCAAACGGAGCGGGGAAAACGACGACGCTCAAGATGCTCGCCGGACTCCTCACGCCGACGAACGGCACGGCAACCGTCGCGGGCCTGCCCGCAGACGACCCGGAGATGCGGACGCGACTTGGCTACCTCCCAGAAGAGTCGCCGCTCTACGAGGAGATGACGCCCAACTCTTATCTCCGCTTTTTCGCAGACCTCTACGATGTGCCCCGCGACGTGGCCGACGAGCGCATCGAAGACACCTTAGACGCCTTAGACCTCGCCTACCGCGACCGGCGGCTCGGTGATATGTCGAAGGGGATGCGCCGGAAGGTTGCCATCGCGCGGTCGCTCGTAAACGACCCGGACGTCCTCATCTACGACGAACCCGCGAGCGGCTTAGACCCGCTCACGACGAACTACGTGCTCGAATTCACCCGCGACCTGAGCGCGCAGGGCAAGACCGTCGTCTTCAGCGCGCACAATCTCTTTCACGTCGAAAGCATCTGTGACCACCTCGTCATCATGAACAAGGGGGAGATTGTGGCGCGCGGAACCGTCGGGGAGATTCGAGAAACGCACGGCAAGACGGCCTACCACGTGTTCACTTCGGTTCCGCTGCCTGAAACGACGCCCGATGGCGACCGACACAAAGTTGTCGTCGAGAGCATGGCCGAGGTGGACGCGATTCGAGACGCGGCACAGGCCGCAGACGGCGACGTGGTCGACCTCAGAACCGACGAGCCGAGTCTCGAAGACATCTTCCTCGACCTTGCGAAAGGAGCGACGACGGCGTGA
- a CDS encoding transcriptional regulator, protein MVHTCRNCKRAFTSKLDLQLHQDNCSDAQLFCSQCGERFAERRATRDGWYYRCPTEDCEGQEIGEDLHYVSDMMVVR, encoded by the coding sequence ATGGTTCACACGTGCCGAAACTGCAAACGGGCGTTCACCAGCAAACTGGACTTACAGCTCCACCAGGACAACTGCTCTGACGCGCAGTTGTTCTGCTCGCAGTGTGGTGAGCGATTTGCAGAACGACGGGCGACACGAGATGGGTGGTACTATCGATGTCCGACAGAGGACTGTGAGGGACAGGAGATTGGCGAGGATCTCCACTACGTCTCTGACATGATGGTCGTACGATAA
- a CDS encoding aminotransferase class III-fold pyridoxal phosphate-dependent enzyme, with the protein MDRETARPQVRELPGKRAQKWVSYHQQTAAPSTYVYDFVWDITADAEGPFCTDVDGNVLMDFTSHVGAAPLGYNNPKLMEKLERFDLVDPMKIAGQDFYVAGAGTPDDPQIPGPAVLMDRLTDITAHYDMDTVFLSNSGAEAVENAIKICYDNSDGAKYGLTFQGAFHGRTLGALSLNRSKEVYRRHYPEIAGIHDAPFCADRTCTPDSCDCGFFVENTSTLRKRLHPKKGHINPEEVAYLIMEPVQGEGGYNIPSDAFMQEIADVCAEYNITLIADEIQSGIGRTGKLWASDHYPITPDVITCAKGLRVGATVSRSDVFPAEKGRISSTWGAGDILGAMQGTLTLDAIEQYDLLSNATARGEQLKEQFADAENEKVVDVRGLGLMLAVELDSRERRDAVINEALKRGLLILGCGYKTVRLLPPLDVTEREMALGADLLLEAINAA; encoded by the coding sequence ATGGACCGAGAGACTGCTCGACCACAGGTCCGCGAGTTGCCCGGAAAACGCGCCCAGAAATGGGTGTCATACCACCAGCAAACCGCGGCGCCTAGCACCTATGTCTACGATTTTGTGTGGGATATTACTGCGGACGCAGAAGGCCCATTTTGTACCGACGTTGACGGCAACGTGCTCATGGATTTCACGAGCCACGTCGGGGCTGCCCCCCTCGGGTACAACAACCCGAAACTCATGGAGAAACTCGAACGGTTCGACCTCGTCGACCCGATGAAGATTGCGGGGCAAGATTTCTACGTTGCCGGCGCAGGCACCCCTGACGACCCACAAATCCCCGGCCCAGCCGTCCTGATGGACCGGCTCACCGACATCACCGCCCACTACGACATGGACACCGTGTTCCTCTCAAACAGTGGTGCCGAAGCCGTCGAAAACGCCATCAAAATCTGCTACGACAACAGCGACGGCGCGAAGTACGGCCTCACGTTCCAAGGCGCGTTCCACGGCCGCACCCTCGGCGCGCTCTCGCTCAACCGCTCGAAAGAGGTGTATCGACGCCACTACCCCGAGATTGCGGGGATTCACGACGCGCCGTTCTGTGCAGACCGAACCTGTACGCCCGACTCGTGTGACTGTGGCTTTTTCGTAGAAAACACCTCAACCCTGCGAAAGCGCTTGCACCCGAAGAAGGGACACATCAACCCCGAAGAAGTCGCCTACCTCATTATGGAACCCGTCCAGGGCGAGGGTGGGTACAACATCCCGAGCGATGCGTTCATGCAGGAGATTGCGGACGTCTGTGCTGAGTACAACATCACCCTCATCGCAGACGAGATTCAGTCGGGAATCGGTCGTACCGGGAAGCTGTGGGCCTCTGACCACTACCCAATCACGCCAGACGTCATCACCTGCGCAAAGGGGCTTCGCGTCGGCGCGACCGTTTCGCGGTCGGACGTGTTCCCGGCAGAGAAAGGTCGCATTTCATCGACGTGGGGGGCAGGTGACATCCTCGGGGCGATGCAAGGCACGCTTACCCTCGACGCCATCGAGCAGTACGACCTGCTTTCAAACGCCACAGCGCGCGGTGAACAGTTGAAAGAACAGTTCGCTGACGCGGAAAACGAGAAGGTTGTCGACGTGCGCGGACTCGGGTTGATGCTCGCCGTCGAGCTCGATTCGCGCGAGCGCCGCGATGCGGTAATTAACGAAGCGTTGAAGCGTGGCTTGCTCATCCTCGGCTGTGGGTACAAGACGGTTCGGCTCCTGCCGCCACTCGACGTGACCGAGCGCGAGATGGCGCTCGGCGCAGACCTCCTTCTCGAAGCTATCAACGCAGCTTAA
- a CDS encoding MgtC/SapB family protein — MTDFVAQLALAPLDSTVVRIALAGALGLFLGLEREWSQKSAGIRTFSLTSLLAAVFTILDTDLLLVVGGLLIIVQGVLLAFQGLKDEEKGLSLTTSTSMLVAYGVGSLVASGLIIEGVAVAMLSSLLLVLKRELHSFAWGLSREEVRSTTEFAILAFVIFPLLPSEPIGFDLNGIRIAAEPQVVWLMVVTVAGIGIANYAIVKSYGGRGIAVTGFFGGLASSTAVVGTMMDHVRQRPDATSYAVAAILLADAAMALRNLLIAIGFTLSTERVLVGAAAPLGAVILCSLLVAAYTADWSQKVEMKLDNPFSLRNALGFGAMFLVIIVAGGLAEAQFGTIGFYVTAVLSGLVSSAGVTTSTVVLYRTGGLPYDTAIVGILIATASSILVKAALVAFGPSRKFALRVGIWSAVLLVAATVMTLLVTF, encoded by the coding sequence GTGACTGATTTCGTTGCCCAACTTGCACTCGCACCACTCGATAGCACGGTGGTTCGCATCGCGCTCGCCGGAGCGCTCGGTCTCTTTCTTGGTCTCGAACGTGAGTGGTCGCAGAAGTCGGCGGGGATTCGCACGTTTTCGCTTACGAGCCTGCTCGCCGCGGTGTTCACGATTCTCGACACCGACCTACTGCTCGTGGTGGGTGGCCTGCTCATCATCGTCCAAGGCGTCCTCCTTGCGTTCCAGGGGCTGAAAGACGAAGAGAAGGGGCTTTCGCTTACGACTTCCACGTCGATGCTCGTCGCGTACGGCGTCGGCTCGCTCGTCGCAAGCGGCCTCATCATCGAGGGCGTGGCGGTGGCTATGCTCTCGTCGCTGTTGCTCGTGTTGAAACGCGAGTTGCACAGTTTCGCATGGGGGCTGTCGCGCGAAGAGGTGCGTTCGACCACGGAGTTCGCCATCCTCGCGTTCGTCATCTTCCCGCTGCTCCCGAGTGAGCCGATTGGTTTCGACCTGAACGGGATTCGCATCGCCGCAGAGCCACAAGTCGTCTGGCTCATGGTCGTCACCGTCGCCGGAATTGGTATCGCGAACTACGCCATCGTCAAGAGCTACGGCGGCCGCGGAATTGCGGTCACAGGCTTTTTCGGTGGGCTTGCGTCTTCGACCGCCGTCGTCGGGACGATGATGGACCACGTCCGCCAGCGCCCCGACGCCACCTCGTATGCGGTTGCTGCCATCCTCCTCGCGGATGCAGCGATGGCGCTTCGTAACCTGCTCATCGCAATCGGGTTTACGCTTTCTACAGAGCGCGTTCTGGTGGGTGCGGCCGCCCCGCTCGGTGCGGTCATCCTCTGTAGCCTGCTCGTCGCGGCGTACACCGCAGACTGGTCGCAGAAAGTCGAGATGAAACTCGACAACCCCTTCTCGCTCAGGAACGCCCTCGGCTTCGGCGCGATGTTCCTCGTCATCATCGTCGCAGGCGGCCTCGCGGAAGCCCAGTTCGGCACGATTGGCTTTTATGTCACCGCAGTCCTCTCGGGGCTCGTGTCGAGTGCGGGGGTCACCACTTCGACGGTCGTACTCTACCGAACCGGGGGACTGCCCTACGACACGGCAATCGTCGGCATTCTCATCGCAACGGCCTCAAGCATCCTCGTGAAAGCGGCGCTCGTTGCCTTTGGACCCAGCCGCAAATTCGCGTTGCGCGTTGGCATCTGGAGCGCGGTGTTGCTCGTCGCGGCGACCGTGATGACCCTGCTCGTCACCTTCTAA
- a CDS encoding AI-2E family transporter: protein MVGTDMDRSRLGWSVIGAVLGIALLFVFYSFIGTFVFGVFIYYATRPIYDRLKTRIYPRSLAAFVALFTLALPALVLLAYSIAIALQELNAVQNTVELGPLSVALQPYLDVSTIVDDPVSYIETDTGFETLQEILDQGLNYAGFIGNLLLHLFVMIALAFYLLRDGHKITRWFQSRFGDQRGVLETYLKNVDEDFHNIFFGNILNAVLTAIIAVLSYSVLDFMSPPGLSVPYAALIGLLAGVASLIPVVGMKLVYFPVTAYLGIVTVLSEEPQFWFVIVFAAVSFIIVDTLPDFVLRPYVSGRNLHVGAVMFAYIFGPLLFGWYGIFLGPILLVLLVHFARIILPELIAGTQIQPYAVDPTYLTEPPEQAASVDATTDGGEPSAE from the coding sequence ATGGTTGGTACGGACATGGACCGCTCGCGCCTTGGCTGGTCGGTTATCGGAGCGGTTCTCGGGATTGCCCTGCTGTTTGTCTTTTACTCGTTTATCGGCACGTTCGTCTTTGGCGTGTTCATCTACTACGCGACGCGGCCCATCTACGACCGGCTCAAAACGCGCATCTATCCTCGGTCGCTTGCCGCGTTCGTCGCGCTGTTTACCCTCGCGCTCCCGGCACTGGTATTACTCGCGTACTCCATTGCAATCGCTCTCCAAGAACTGAACGCCGTCCAGAACACGGTCGAACTCGGCCCGCTCTCGGTCGCGTTACAACCCTATCTCGACGTCTCGACCATCGTCGATGACCCCGTCTCGTACATCGAAACGGACACCGGTTTCGAAACGCTCCAAGAGATTTTAGACCAAGGGCTCAACTACGCGGGGTTCATCGGCAATCTCCTCTTACACCTGTTCGTCATGATTGCCCTCGCGTTCTACCTCCTACGCGACGGCCACAAGATTACTCGCTGGTTCCAGAGTCGCTTCGGTGACCAACGCGGCGTGCTCGAAACGTATCTGAAAAACGTCGATGAGGACTTTCACAACATCTTCTTCGGGAACATCCTGAACGCGGTGTTGACCGCGATTATCGCCGTGCTCTCGTATTCGGTGCTCGACTTCATGAGCCCACCCGGCCTCTCCGTTCCCTACGCCGCACTCATTGGCTTGCTTGCGGGCGTGGCGAGTCTCATCCCAGTCGTTGGCATGAAACTCGTCTACTTCCCCGTGACCGCGTATCTCGGAATCGTGACCGTTCTCTCCGAGGAGCCACAGTTCTGGTTCGTCATCGTGTTCGCCGCCGTCTCGTTCATCATCGTCGATACGCTCCCTGACTTCGTGCTCCGGCCGTACGTCTCTGGGCGAAATCTCCACGTCGGTGCCGTGATGTTCGCCTACATCTTCGGGCCACTGTTGTTCGGGTGGTACGGCATCTTCCTCGGCCCAATCTTGCTCGTGCTCCTCGTCCACTTTGCACGGATAATTCTCCCAGAGCTCATCGCGGGCACGCAGATTCAGCCGTATGCGGTCGACCCGACGTATCTCACTGAGCCACCGGAGCAGGCGGCCTCTGTGGATGCGACGACCGACGGTGGCGAGCCGTCGGCTGAGTAA
- a CDS encoding PadR family transcriptional regulator has protein sequence MYDLTGFQRDLLYVIAGSDDPHGLAIKEELEEYYEKEIHHGRLYPNLDTLVDKGLVEKGQRDRRTNFYTLTRRGRREIEARNDWEARYIE, from the coding sequence ATGTACGACTTGACAGGATTCCAGCGAGACCTCCTCTACGTCATCGCTGGGAGCGACGACCCCCACGGGCTCGCTATCAAAGAAGAACTCGAAGAGTACTACGAAAAAGAGATACACCACGGACGGCTCTACCCGAATCTCGACACCCTCGTCGACAAGGGCCTCGTCGAAAAGGGACAGCGCGACAGACGGACGAACTTCTACACGCTCACGCGTCGCGGCCGCCGTGAAATCGAAGCGCGCAACGATTGGGAAGCGCGCTACATCGAATAG